The Chloroflexota bacterium genomic interval CTGCTCCTCACCAGCGCCGGCATGGTGCAGTTCAAGGACTACTTTGAGGGGAAGCGCACGCCGCCCAGCCCGCGCCTGGCCTCCGTCCAGAAGTGCTTCCGCACCACGGATATAGACGAAGTGGGCGATACGAAACACCTGACGCTCTTTGAGATGCTGGGCAATTTCAGCATCGGCGATTACTTCAAGAAGGAGTCCATCGCCTGGGCGTGGGAGTTCTGCGCCCAGGTGCTGCACCTGCCCAAGGAGCGCCTGTGGATCACCGTCTATCAGGATGACGATGAGGCGGAGGCGCTGTGGCAGGCCATCGGCGTGCCGAAGGAGCGCATCCTCCGCTACGGCGATAAGCAGAACTTCTGGGGCCCGGCGGGCGAAGAAGGCCCCTGCGGCCCCTGCAGCGAACTGCACTACGACTACGGCGAAGAGTTCGGCAAGGATGCCACGCCTGCGGAGGGCGGCGAGCGATTTATCGAGATATGGAACCTGGTTTTTACCCAGTTCTACCACCACCGCGATGGTCGTCGCACGCCGCTCCCCAAGCCCAACATAGACACCGGCATGGGCCTTGAGCGCACCACCATGGTGCTCCAAGACCTCCACGCCCAGCAGCGCAAGACGGGCAAGCGTATCATCTCCGCCTACCAGACGGACGCCTTCGACTACCTCATCGCCAAGGCGAGCGAGCTCACCGGGACGCAGTATGGCAAGGACGCGGCCGTTGACTACGCCATGCGCGTCCTGGCCGAGCACTCGCGGAGCGTCACCTTTCTTATCGGCGACGGCGTCGTCCCCTCCAACGAGGGGCGCGGCTACGTCCTGCGCCGCATCCTCCGCCGTGCGGTGCGCTACGCCCGCAAGGCCGGCGTGACGGGCCCCTTCCTTACCAAGATGGCCGAGGCTGTGATCGGCAGGATGGCTCACCAGTACCCGGAACTGAAAGAGCAGCGCGACTTCATCATGTCCATCATTGAAGACGAGGAGGAGCAGTTTGGGAAGACGCTGGATGAGGGGCTTGTCCTTCTTGGCGGTATCGTCGAACGGCAGAAGAAGGCTGGCGCGAAGGTCATCACCGGCGCCGATGTCTTTAAGCTCTATGACACCTTCGGCTTCCCGCCGGACATCACCCAAGATGTCGCCCGCGAGCAGGGCTTCACTGCTGACCTCGCAGGCTTTGAGAAGGAGATGGAGGCCCAGCGCCAGCGCGGACGCGCCGCCGCTAAGTTCGGCCTTGGCGATAAGACGTCGCCGGAGACCTATAAGGCCATCGGCGCAGGCCAGACGCGCTTCACCGGCTATGACCAGACCAAGGAGCACACCGTCGTCCTTGGGCTCATCGTTGGCGGCGCGCCCGCCCAGCGCGCCAAGCGCGGTGAAAAGGTGGAGGTCATCCTCCGCCAGACGCCCTTCTACGCCGAAGGCGGCGGCCAGGTGGGCGATACCGGCGATATCCGCAGCGATACCGGTCATATAGTCGTCAGCAGCACGCAGTCGCCCATGCAGGGGCTCACCGTCCACCTGGGCGAAGTGCAGGATGGCGAGATCGCCGTGGGCGATGCCGTCTGGGCCGCCGTCACCGCCGATCGCCGCGCCGACGTGATGCGCAACCACACCGGCACGCACCTCCTGCATGCCGCCCTGCGCAAAGTTCTGGGTACCCATGTGCGCCAGGCCGGGTCCCTTGTCTCACCCGAGCGCCTGCGCTTCGATTTCTCCCACACCTCATCCATCAGCACCACAGCCCTGCGGGATATCGAGCGGATGGTGAACGATAAGATACTGGCCAACCTGCCCGTGGCCCATAAGACCATGGCCTACAAAGAGGCCATCGAAAACGGCGCGCTGGCCTTCTTCGGCGATAAGTACGGCGACCAGGTGCGCACCTGCCGCATCGGCGGCGATGGCGATGTCTTCAGCTTCGAGCTGTGCGGCGGCACCCATGTCAGCGCCACCGGCGAGATCGGCCTTCTGCACATCGAAAACGAAGGGAGCATCGCCGCAGGGACGCGGCGCGTGGAAGCTGTCACCGGCCGCAATACGGATACCGCGCTCATCGAGCGGCACGCCCTCTTAGAGGCCTTGGCCCAGCACTTGAAGTCGTCCCCCGCCGAGCTCTCATCCCGGGTCAGCGGTCTGCTGGAAGAGCTCGACCGTGAGCGCAAGCGCGCCGTCTCCATGGAACGCGAGCTAGCCCGCCGCCAGGCGGAATCCCTCATCGCCCAGGCGCAGACTGTCGATGGCGTGACCCTGCTCACGGCCCAGGTCTCAGCCTCCAGCGCCGAATCGCTGCGCGAGATGGGCGATTGGCTCAAGAGCAAGCTCGGCAGCGGCATCGTGACCCTCGGCGCCCTCGTGAACGATAAGCCGGCCTTCGTCGCCTTCGTCACGCCGGACCTGACGGCTAAGGGCCACCACGCAGGCAACATCATCCGCGAAGTGGCCAAGGTGGCGGGCGGCGGCGGCGGCGGCCGCCCGGAGATGGCGCAGGCAGGCGGCAAAGACAAGGAAAAGCTCGCCGAGGCACTGGCGCTGGTGGCGAAGCTGGTGAAGAAGGGGTAGCGGGGATGGCATCGGGAGAAGAACCTTCACTGCAGCCCGATTCTGATTGGCTATCGATTGACCTGGTTTACGATTACGTCCGCCCCTCATACGACTAAGCGCTGAGACGCTTAGTCGCTATTGAAAGTCGCATCTAGGGATTGGTTGCCTTTGTTGCAACATTTACTGGACTGATGCCTATTGTGGCAAAAGCGATTATCCCCGAGATCAATTTTCAGGCAAACTGGTTCTTTGCAGCGTTTGCGTTTGCTTTCTAGGTGCAATGTTGGGTACTGTTTCCCAGGTAAGAGGAGAACTCAAGGTCGTTGACCTTAGGCATTTTTCTGACGAGGCTGGTGGTTGGCAGGCTCTTCCCAAAGCGAAGTTCAAGGAGTGGGTTGTCTTTTATGCAAGCAACCACCTTGCTCAAAACATCCAACTGGTGAACAAAAAGGGCCAGGCCGCCGTCTGGCTTACGGCGCTTTTTCTTGCAGAAGCGGCCTGTATGTTGGTATGGCTGCTTACGAGCCTTTGACCGAAATGCTCGGGTCGGAAGGCTTTGGCCCTGAGGGCTGTTTTGGTGTGGGCTGCTGTGGCTTTTGCGCTTTTATCTTGTCAGAGGTAGTAATCATGTGGTTTCTCTCGGATGACCCAGGGTGACGTCGGTAGTGTGACGCGCTATTTCCTTAGTTGTACGACACTTAGCAGTCGGGACACTAAATTATCACGGTATGTGTGAGCAAAGCGGGTTCTCATAGAGAAGCTGTGAGATGGTATTAAGGGGCGTCGCATTCTCTTACTCTTACCGTGCCCCTAAATATCGTGGTCCATCGAAGTGCGGCCCTGCTTCAGGGCGCTCATGATGGGGCCGTCCGGCGTCCACATGTGGCATGAGTTGATGGCCGGGTTCACGTAGCCTTCGGACAGGCGCCGCTTCACCATCGCCTTGGCCGAATCCGGGTCCTTGGGGATGTAGTAGGCCCCGGAGGCGTTCTTCGTGTTCGCCATCACCTGCATCAGCGTGTTCATGTGCGCGCAGCCTAGCGGCCCGCCGAAGCGGTCCCGCTGCGCCTGGGTGTAGCCGGTGGTGATCTTCACGCCCTCCATCTTGGGCAGCCATTCCAGCACCTTGCCGCAGCCGGTGTGGGGACGCACGTCGAACTCGCCGTTGGACTTGACGATTTCCGAAGTCTTAGCGTCCACGCGATAGGCCACGGACATCCCGTGGATCGTGCCGGGCTTCAGGTAACCGCCCTTCTTGCGCACCTGGGCAAAGTACCCCGATTCGTTGGGGTCTTGCTCATCGTCCAGGCGGCCTTCCAGCGAGAGCGTTCCATCGCCCTCGTCATAGACCTTCACGGTGATCGTGCGGGTGTGGATCAGTTTGCGTGCCACAGCATCGTCCTCCGGGTCCGGCGCGTTTGCCGCTGCCGGCCCAACAGTCCAGTATAGGGACGCCTGCGAAAAAGCGTCAACGCAACCAGGGCTATAATCTCCGTATGCGCATCCTGGCCCTAGATGTCGGCACCAAGACCATCGGCGTGGCCGCCAGCGATCCCACAGGCTCCCTCGCCACTCCCATCACAGTCATCCGCCGCGCCCGGGCGAAGGAGGACATCCGGCAGGTCATTGACTTGGCGAAGCGCTATGAGGCCGAGCGCATTGTGATCGGCTTGCCGATCTCCATGAGCGGTGCACCTAGCGAGCAGACCAGACTCGTGGAGGCCTTTGTCAGAGAGCTGCGCGTGGCAACGCCGCTTCCCATAGAGACCTTTGATGAGCGGCTGACCACCGTGGAGGCGGAGCGGCGCATGCGCGAAGCGGGCCTCTCAGCCCGGAAGCGCCGCGCTAACATAGACGCCATGGCGGCGATGGTGCTGCTGCAGGGCTATCTGGACGCAGGAGGCGTAGCACGCAGTCCGGCCCCGCCCCCGGAGCCGATTCAGCCTGCTCGCGGGCGCCGACGACCTACCTCGCAAAGGTAGCCAGAATCTCCTTCTGGTACTCTGCCGTCTCTTCCGCCGTCAGGAAGTAGTTGGGTGGCGTGAAGATGACGGTATCCGCGATGCCCTCATACTCTTTCAGCCGTTTCCTGGCATTGTCGGCGGAGCCGGAGACGTGGAAGGCGTCCACCATCTCGTCTGAGATGAGGTCCCAGCACCAGGGGCCGTGTCCGCCGCGCTTGATGAACTGCTCGCGGACCGCCGCAGCCTCCTTCGCGTAGCCGTAGTGCTCAAAGAGCTTTTGGTACGTCGCCACGGTGCAGTAGAAGGCCACCGTCTTGGCTAAGTCGCGCCTGGCCTTCTTCACGTCCTTGCCCAAGGCCATCGTGATCGTCAGCGAGATGGTGACCTCTTCCCGCTTGCGCCCCGCGCGATCCAGGCCGATCCTGATGTTCGGCTCCATCACATCCTTGGCCCACTTGATGGAGGCCATGATCTGGCCGAGGACGCCATCGGCAACCTCCCCTATAACGCGGCACATGCCGGGCCCGATGGCGGCGGCGTAGATAGGCACTCGCGGCCGGACGATGCGGTGTTCGATGGAGAAGCCTCGGATATCCACATCGTAGTACTCACTCTTGAACTGGATGGGCTTGCCGTGGGGCGCGTTGTCCATGATGAGGCGGATGAGCTGGATGCATTCCTTCAGGTGCGGCGCGGGGGTGCCGTAGGTGCTGCCGTGCCAGCGCTGCACCAAGCCCTTCACGCCGGTGCCCAGGCCCAGGATGAAGCGGCCGTTTGTCAGGCGGTCCAGGTCAAAGGTCGTCAGCGCCATGGACATGGGGCTGCGAACGAAGGCCAG includes:
- a CDS encoding DUF2889 domain-containing protein, with amino-acid sequence MWDRWRPRRWSWCRHLGPGCAYGDYSPGCVDAFSQASLYWTVGPAAANAPDPEDDAVARKLIHTRTITVKVYDEGDGTLSLEGRLDDEQDPNESGYFAQVRKKGGYLKPGTIHGMSVAYRVDAKTSEIVKSNGEFDVRPHTGCGKVLEWLPKMEGVKITTGYTQAQRDRFGGPLGCAHMNTLMQVMANTKNASGAYYIPKDPDSAKAMVKRRLSEGYVNPAINSCHMWTPDGPIMSALKQGRTSMDHDI
- a CDS encoding LLM class flavin-dependent oxidoreductase, with the protein product MRYAVRFQGETLEEVTAWAKKVDDAKFDVLWSQELHTSPFVYPAAVAGSTKRIHLGTGIALAFVRSPMSMALTTFDLDRLTNGRFILGLGTGVKGLVQRWHGSTYGTPAPHLKECIQLIRLIMDNAPHGKPIQFKSEYYDVDIRGFSIEHRIVRPRVPIYAAAIGPGMCRVIGEVADGVLGQIMASIKWAKDVMEPNIRIGLDRAGRKREEVTISLTITMALGKDVKKARRDLAKTVAFYCTVATYQKLFEHYGYAKEAAAVREQFIKRGGHGPWCWDLISDEMVDAFHVSGSADNARKRLKEYEGIADTVIFTPPNYFLTAEETAEYQKEILATFAR
- the alaS gene encoding alanine--tRNA ligase — translated: MTPPHTIDEVRKAYLDFFTSKKHLVVPSSPLIPAGDPTLLLTSAGMVQFKDYFEGKRTPPSPRLASVQKCFRTTDIDEVGDTKHLTLFEMLGNFSIGDYFKKESIAWAWEFCAQVLHLPKERLWITVYQDDDEAEALWQAIGVPKERILRYGDKQNFWGPAGEEGPCGPCSELHYDYGEEFGKDATPAEGGERFIEIWNLVFTQFYHHRDGRRTPLPKPNIDTGMGLERTTMVLQDLHAQQRKTGKRIISAYQTDAFDYLIAKASELTGTQYGKDAAVDYAMRVLAEHSRSVTFLIGDGVVPSNEGRGYVLRRILRRAVRYARKAGVTGPFLTKMAEAVIGRMAHQYPELKEQRDFIMSIIEDEEEQFGKTLDEGLVLLGGIVERQKKAGAKVITGADVFKLYDTFGFPPDITQDVAREQGFTADLAGFEKEMEAQRQRGRAAAKFGLGDKTSPETYKAIGAGQTRFTGYDQTKEHTVVLGLIVGGAPAQRAKRGEKVEVILRQTPFYAEGGGQVGDTGDIRSDTGHIVVSSTQSPMQGLTVHLGEVQDGEIAVGDAVWAAVTADRRADVMRNHTGTHLLHAALRKVLGTHVRQAGSLVSPERLRFDFSHTSSISTTALRDIERMVNDKILANLPVAHKTMAYKEAIENGALAFFGDKYGDQVRTCRIGGDGDVFSFELCGGTHVSATGEIGLLHIENEGSIAAGTRRVEAVTGRNTDTALIERHALLEALAQHLKSSPAELSSRVSGLLEELDRERKRAVSMERELARRQAESLIAQAQTVDGVTLLTAQVSASSAESLREMGDWLKSKLGSGIVTLGALVNDKPAFVAFVTPDLTAKGHHAGNIIREVAKVAGGGGGGRPEMAQAGGKDKEKLAEALALVAKLVKKG
- the ruvX gene encoding Holliday junction resolvase RuvX codes for the protein MRILALDVGTKTIGVAASDPTGSLATPITVIRRARAKEDIRQVIDLAKRYEAERIVIGLPISMSGAPSEQTRLVEAFVRELRVATPLPIETFDERLTTVEAERRMREAGLSARKRRANIDAMAAMVLLQGYLDAGGVARSPAPPPEPIQPARGRRRPTSQR